The DNA region CGCCGGTAAATTCATAGACGCCGGTATGGCAATTGAAAATCACATTTTTAAAATAACAGCCATAAATGAAAAACTTGTTTTTATTGTTGACGCAATGGGCGGAGATGGTGAGGCGGGACAAATAAAAATTATAGAACTGGACAAACTCAACTCACAGGGGATTTCTACTCATTCCCTAAGTTTGAAGATGATTGACCTGTTTTTCAAAGAAGCGGGACAAAAAGTTTACCTCGTTGGAATACAGGTATCGGACTCGTCAATCGGCTCCGTGATGTGCGGTGAAGTTAGGGAAAGCGCTGATATTCTTATAGAATTCTTTATAAACAAACTGCGGGAGTTTAGCGAACCATCTCCCGCGAAGGCGGATTAAAATGCACGAATTAAGTCTAGCAAGGCCTCTGGCGCAGGAAATAGAAGAAAAATGCGGCGGCAGAACACCCTCAAAAATCATAATTGCGGTCGGCGAGGCGTCCGGCATTGATAGCGCTTTTCTCCGTCATTCCTTTGAAGACCACATTTTCCCTGAAAAAAAATGGCAGAGTGCGTCGCTGGTATTTGAAAAGGAAGCCCCTACCCTGATATGCCTGAAATGTGGAAAAATACTGGAGGAAGCGACTCAATTCGCCTGCCCCGATTGCGGAAACATAGACATTGGTATAAATTCGGGCAACAGAGTCTATGTCAAAGAAGTTATTTGTAAATAAATTGCGGGGACAGAACCCTGTCTCGGCGCAGTTAGATTACTCTGCCCCGTTCTTTTCATAATGGATGACATGTGGGTAGTGTCGCGCAACTTTGACCCCTGTATATTTTTCAAAACAGTCAGTTTTGCTATAATATTCCAACGGGCATAGCGCCCATGTTATCAAACCGCTTTTGAAAAGGAGAAAAAATGAAAGAAAAAGTGAAAGAAGTGCTTGAGAAAATAAAACCGTCTCTTCGGAGCCACGGCGGCGATGTTGAACTTGTGGATGTCACCGACGACGGAATCGTCAAAGTCAGACTCACCGGAGCCTGCGGCGGCTGCCCCATGAGCCAGATGACGCTTTCCATGGGAATAGAAAAAACCCTGAAAGAGGAAATCCCCGGAGTGAAAAAAGTAGAAGCCGTCAAATAAACTTTATTTGACGGAGCATTGAGGCAGTGACTTATATAATTATATATTCAGCAGCCTATCCTTTCAGGAAAATTTAGCGATTCCTGAAATTTTATAAAAGCAAACTTACTTTTTAATAGTGCTCTTGCTAAAAAAGGCGTCCACTTTACTTAAAAATTGATTACCGTCAAATGGCTTACGCAAATAACTGAATGCTCCTCCCCTTTTGCATTCGTCTTCGCTTATTTTAGGATTTCCGGACATCATTATTACCCCTGTGCCCGGGAACTTTTGTTTGATATGTATAAGAAGCTCCATCCCTGTCTCTCCCGGGAGATTTATATCACTTATTACCATATGAAATTTTTTCTGCTCAAGTTTCCTTTTTGCCTCTTTGACATCAGCCGCTGTATTCACATCATAATTTTTAAATTGCAGCATCTGCGCACAGGCATCCAGTATCCAGCAATCATCATCCACAACCAAAATTTTCTTCATTGCCTTATACTCCCTTTCAATTCAATTGTAAATCAATTTAACCATATATGTCAAGTTTTATACAGACATATTTTCTATGGAGCAAGAAAACCTATATTATTACAATACTCTGGAGGAACTCATGAACAACATAGCTGAAACGGTGGCGGTTTTTGTCCGCAAATACCGTAAAAAAAGAGAAATGACACAGGAGGAACTCGCAGAAAAATGCGGACTTCACCCGACATATATCGCGAAAATTGAAAGCGGCAGACAGGTCTGCAGTTTGAAAACGCTTTCGCGGCTCGCAGACGCCTTAAGTGTATCCCCGCATGCGCTACTCGGGCAGATTGACAAAAAACAAGCAGCGGTTTATCAATTCCAAAACGAACATCTGCGGGATATACTCGAAAAAGGAAATAAGTCCGACAAGGAAATGCTTTTTGCCGTAGCTGAAACGCTGATAAAAAAACGAAAAAAAAGTAAATCTTGAAAAAGAAAAAAATTAAAGATTTGGCGGAAATAGACAGACCGCAGGAAAAACTCATTAAATACGGCCCCGGAAAACTTTCCGACGCGGAACTTCTCGCCATATTATTAAGAACCGGTAAAGTGGGGCTGAATGCCGTTGAACTGGCAAAAAAAATCTTAAAAAATTTCAGGGATGAACTGCCTTATACCGCTTTCGGCGAAATGAGAAAAACTTCCGGCATAGGAAAAGTAAAAGCCTGTGAAATTGTTGCCTGCTTTGAATTGGGCAAAAGATTACTCAAGGACAAAAAAACTCAAATCTGTATGGGGCCGGCGGATATATGGAACAGTTTGATTGATTTACGGGCGCGCAAAAAGGAATACTTTATAATTTTTTACTTTGATACGCAAAATCAGGAATTAAAAGGAAAAGTGATAACC from Candidatus Omnitrophota bacterium includes:
- a CDS encoding hydrogenase maturation protease, yielding PPPVLKELGNIIDTDFIVVGIGNELRGDDGAGIYIAAEGMKECAGKFIDAGMAIENHIFKITAINEKLVFIVDAMGGDGEAGQIKIIELDKLNSQGISTHSLSLKMIDLFFKEAGQKVYLVGIQVSDSSIGSVMCGEVRESADILIEFFINKLREFSEPSPAKAD
- a CDS encoding hydrogenase maturation nickel metallochaperone HypA encodes the protein MHELSLARPLAQEIEEKCGGRTPSKIIIAVGEASGIDSAFLRHSFEDHIFPEKKWQSASLVFEKEAPTLICLKCGKILEEATQFACPDCGNIDIGINSGNRVYVKEVICK
- a CDS encoding NifU family protein, coding for MKEKVKEVLEKIKPSLRSHGGDVELVDVTDDGIVKVRLTGACGGCPMSQMTLSMGIEKTLKEEIPGVKKVEAVK
- a CDS encoding response regulator, with the translated sequence MKKILVVDDDCWILDACAQMLQFKNYDVNTAADVKEAKRKLEQKKFHMVISDINLPGETGMELLIHIKQKFPGTGVIMMSGNPKISEDECKRGGAFSYLRKPFDGNQFLSKVDAFFSKSTIKK
- a CDS encoding helix-turn-helix transcriptional regulator, with the protein product MNNIAETVAVFVRKYRKKREMTQEELAEKCGLHPTYIAKIESGRQVCSLKTLSRLADALSVSPHALLGQIDKKQAAVYQFQNEHLRDILEKGNKSDKEMLFAVAETLIKKRKKSKS
- a CDS encoding JAB domain-containing protein, giving the protein MLKKKKIKDLAEIDRPQEKLIKYGPGKLSDAELLAILLRTGKVGLNAVELAKKILKNFRDELPYTAFGEMRKTSGIGKVKACEIVACFELGKRLLKDKKTQICMGPADIWNSLIDLRARKKEYFIIFYFDTQNQELKGKVITVGTLNATLVHPREVFEPAVKNLAAQIIVAHNHPSGNPDPSEDDLKITKKLVAAGKILGIEVVDHIIVTKKSFFSFKEKNLL